From the Bacillus tuaregi genome, one window contains:
- a CDS encoding biotin/lipoyl-containing protein has product MKEIKAIMAGTVLMISIQKGDRISAGQEVLVLESMKMAIPIESGEAGEVTNILVTVGDFVNEGDVLLTLS; this is encoded by the coding sequence ATGAAGGAAATTAAAGCGATAATGGCTGGGACTGTCTTAATGATATCGATCCAAAAAGGAGATCGGATTTCAGCGGGTCAGGAGGTCCTTGTCTTAGAGTCCATGAAGATGGCAATCCCGATTGAAAGTGGAGAAGCTGGAGAGGTTACGAATATCCTCGTTACGGTGGGTGACTTTGTTAATGAAGGAGATGTGCTATTGACCTTAAGCTAG